One Piscinibacter lacus genomic window, ACCAGGCCAGCGAGGCCCGCTGCGACTGGCTGGTGCCCGGCATGCTGGAGGCCAAGGTGCTGGCCCTGCTCAAGAGCCTGCCGCAGCGCCCGCGCTCGCGCCTGGTGCCCCTGCCCGCCTTCGCGGCCGAGTTCTGCGAGCTGACGCCCTTCGGCGAAGGCCCGCTGCTCGATGCCCTGCTGGCCGCCGTGCGCGAGCGCAGCCAGCTTGCCGTGCAGAAGGCCGACTTCAAGCTCGACCAGCTCCCGCCGCATCTGTTCATGAACCTGCGCGTGGTGGACGAGCACGGCCGCCAGCTCGGCATGGGCCGTCACCTGGCGGCGCTGAAGGCCGAGTTCGGCGGCCAGGCCCGCCACGCCTTCCAGGCCCTGGCGGCGCTGAAGCTGGCCGGCGCGGTGGCGGCGCCGGCGCCCGAGGCCGCGTCCGCCCCGTCCTCCGCGCCCGCAGGGGCCGCAGTCGCTGGCCCCTCGGCCGGCGGCGCCCGCCGCGTCGCCGCAGCAGCAGCCCCGCCCGCCGCTGCGGCGCCCCCCATGCCTGCTGCCAGCGCCCGCCACACCGCGTGGACCTTCGGCACCCTGCCCGAGCTGATGGAGCTGCGTGAACCCGGCCGTGGCGGCCAGACGCTGATCGGCTTCCCCGCCGTGCTGGACAAGGCCAGCCATGTCGAGATCGCCGTCTTCGACGAGCCCGACACCGCCGCCGCCGCCCACCGCAAGGGCCTGCGCCGCCTCTTCGCCCTGCAGCTCAAGGAGCCGCTGCGCGCGCTGGAGCGCCAGCTTCCCGGCCTGGTCGAAATGGGCGTGGCCTACATGCCGCTGGGCTCAGCCGATGAGCTCAAGGCCATGCTGCTCGGTCTGGCCATCGAGCGCGCATTCCTGGCCGATCCCCTGCCCGCCGACGCTGCGAGCTTCGCCGCCCGCCTGGCCGAAGGCCGGCCGCGCCTGGTGCTGATCGCGCAGGAAGTGGCCCGCCTGGGTCTGACCATCCTGCAGGAACACGCCCTGGCCCTGCGCAAGCTCAAGGACCGCAATCCGCCCAAGGACGTGGCTGAGGACGCCGCCACCCAGCTCGGCCGCCTCGTCGGCAAGCGCTTCCTCGACGACCACCCCTGGACGGCGCTGCAGCACCTGCCGCGCTACCTCAAGGGCGTGCAGCTTCGCCTGGATAAATGCCGCGCCGATCCGCCGCGCGACGCCCAGAAGCTTGCCGAGCTGCGCCCGCTGGAACAGCGCCTGTGGCGCCGCCTGGCCGAGCGCAAGGGCGCCAGCGACGCCCGCCTGCAGGAATACCGCTGGCTGCTGGAGGAACTGCGCATCAGCCTCTTCGCCCAGGAGCTGCGCACCCCGCAGCCGGTCAGCGTCAAGCGCTTGGAAAAGGCCTGGGGGCAGTTGGAGGGGTGAGGGCGCTGGCGCGTACCCCACAATGCCCCCATGTTCTTCAACCTGCCCACCGCCCTCACTTGGGCGCGCATCGTCGCCATCCCGCTGATCGTGGGCCTGTTCTACCTGCCGATCGAGGTGGTCACGCAGAACGTCTGGGCGACCGGGCTGTTCATCGTGGTGGCGCTGACGGACTGGGCCGATGGCTGGCTGGCGCGGCGGATGAACCTGACCTCGTCCTTCGGCGCCTTCCTGGATCCGGTGGCGGACAAGTTCCTGGTCTGCGCGGCCCTGCTGGTGCTGGTGCACCTGGGCCGGCTGCATGCGCTGGTGGCGCTGGTGATCATCGGTCGGGAGATCGCGATCTCCGCGCTGCGTGAATGGATGGCGCAGATCGGCGCCTCGGGCAGCGTGGCGGTGCACATGGTCGGCAAGCTCAAGACGATGGTGCAGATGGTGGCCATCCCCTTCCTGCTCTACGACGGCCGGCTGTTCGACGCGATCGACACGCGCTTCTGGGGCACCTTGCTGATCCTGGTGGCCGCCGCGCTGACGATCTGGTCGATGGTCTATTACCTGCAGAAGGCGCTGCCGGAGATCCGCGCCAAGGCGCGCTGAGGCCGGATGCGCCTTGTCTCCCCGGGCGCCGTCTGGCGCGTCGTGCCGGCGGTCTTCGTGCTGATCTGGAGCACGGGCTTCATCGTCGCGCGCTACGGCATGCCGCATGCCCCGCCGATGGGTTTCCTGAGCTGGCGCTATGCCCTGTCGATCGCCTGCTTCGGCGTCTGGATCGGGCTGAGCGGTGCGCGCTGGCCGCAGGGCCGGGCGGCCTGGGGGCATCTGGCCGTGACCGGCCTCTTGATGCAGGCCGGCTACCTGGGCGGGGTGTGGGCCGCCGTGCGGCTGGGGCTGGGCGCGGGTGCGGTGGCGCTGATCGTCGGCCTGCAGCCGGTGCTGACGGCGCTGTGGCTGGCTTCGCGCGGTGCGCCGGGCGATGGCGGTCGGGTCGCGCCGCTGCAGTGGGCGGGCCTGGCCCTGGGCCTGGCCGGCCTGGCGCTGGTGGTGGGCCGCAAGCTGGGGCAGGGCGAGGTGAACGGGCCCAATCTGCTGATGGCCCTCCTGGCCCTGGCCTCGATCACCGTCGGCACGCTCTACCAGAAGCGATTCGTGGCGCCCTGCGATGCGCGCACCGCCGGCTGCGTGCAGATGCTGGCCGCGCTTGCGGCCACGCTGCCGCTGGCGGCGCTGGAGACGGCGCCCATCGACTGGCATCCAGAGATGGTCGGCGCCCTGGCCTGGTCCGTCCTGGGCCTGACGCTGGGCGCCAGCAGCCTGCTCTACATGATGATCCAGCGCGGCGCGGCCGCCGCGGTGACGAGCTGGCTCTACCTCGTGCCGCCGACCACCGCCCTGATGGCCGCCGTGCTCTTCGGCGAGCCGCTGGGCCTGGACGTGCTGGTCGGCACCGCGCTGACGGCAGCCGGCGTGGCCCTGGTGCAGCGCGCCGCGCGCTGAGGCCCGGCCTGCCCGCGCCGCTTCAGGCTCAGGCCCTGAGCCTGAAGCGCATGCGCCCAGGCATCGCCCCCAGCAGAAGGCCGCCCAGGGCCAGGGCATAGGCCAGGGCATGACCCGGCCCGGCGCGTTCGCCGCCCACCAGCAGGCCCACGGCGGCGGCACTCAGCGGCAGCAGCACGGTGAAGAGGCCGGCGGTGCTCGCCGGCAGCACGCTCAGGCCGCGCATCCACAGCCAGACGGCCAGCACGCTGGCCATCAAGGCATAGGCCAGCAGCCCGGCCCAGGCCCCGGCCGGCACGGCCGCCGCCGGCCAGGCGGGCAGGGCGGCCAGGCCCAGCGGCAGGCAAAGCACCAGGCACCACAGATTGATGCCGGCGGTGATGAAGCGCGGCGCATGGCGCCCGCTCAGGCGCTTGCCCAGCACGGCTTGCAGCGCCTCGCAGCCCAGCGCGCCGAGCAGCAGCGGCAGGCCCCAGGGGTCGGCCGCGGCGCTGGGCCCGGCATGTCGCAGCCAGGCCAGCAGTGCGATGCCGGCACCGCCCAGGGCCACGGCCCCGCCCAGGCGCGGCCCCGGCTTCTCGCCGAGCAGGGCCCAGGCTAGCAGGGCCACCGCGGCCGGCAACGCGGCCATCACCGAGCCGGCCAGCAGCGCGCCGCCGCGCGCCACGCCCTCCAGCATCAGCACCGTGAACAGCACATTGCCGAACAAGGCCTGCACGAAGAGCAGGCGATGCTCGCTGGCGCTGAGCGCCGGCGCCCCGGCCGGCCGCCGCAGCCAAGGCAGCATCAGCAGGCCGGCCAGCAGGAAGCGCAGGCTGGCCAGCACGGCCAGCGGAAACCAGGCCAGCAGCAGCGGTGCCGCGCTCACATAGACCCCCACCAGCAGCATGCTGCCGGCCAGGCTGAAGGCGGCGCCACGCGGGCTGAGCGGGGGGTTCATGGGCGCGGCGGCGCGCGCCCGGCCCGGGCGTGCGGGGCGGGGGGCGATGGGCTGGCGCGTCCGTCCCGGCCCATCAAGCGACTTACGGCGTCCGGCCCGTCCGACCCGCCCGGCCCATCCGGCCCACCCGGCCCACCCGGCCCACCCCGCTCGTCCAGCCCCGCCGGCAGCTCGGGCGGCGTGGCGCCCCAGGCCGCTTCCGGCCACGGCGTCTGCCAGCCGGGCCAGGCGGCCAGGGCCTGCCAGTCGGCATTCCAGGGGGCGTGTAGTGGCGAGGCCAGGTGCAGCCAGCCGCCGTCCGGGTGCGGCAGGCCCAGGGCCTGGGCATGCAGCCACAGCCGCGGCCGGCCCAGGGCGGCGGCCCACCAGCGGTTGTGCTCGCCCTTGCCGTGGGTGGCGTCGCCGACCAGGGGATGGGCCAGGTGCTTCAAGTGGCGGCGGATCTGGTGGCGCCGGCCGCTGCGCGGCCAGGCGGCAACCAGGGCATAGCGGCTTTGCGGATGGCGCGGGTCGGCGCCGCCGTCCACCGCCAGCCGGGCCAGGGGCGCGAAGGCCGTCCAGGCCGGCTGGGCGGGGGCTTCGGGGCCGGCGTCCTCGGGCCGCAGCGGGTGGTCGACGGCCACCGGCCCGGCGGGCCAGCCGCGCACCAAGCCCAGGTAGTGCTTGCGCACCCGGCCTTCCAGGAAGGGCGCCTGCGCCGCCCGCGCCGCGGCGGGCGTGCGGGCCAGCAGCAGCACGCCGGAGGTGCCGCGGTCCAGCCGGTGCACCGGCAGCAGCCAGGCGCCAAGCTGGGCCTTGAGCCGGCGCTGCACGGTGTCGGTGTTGGCGGCATCGAGCGGGCTGCGGTGCACCAGCAGGCCGGCCGGCTTGTGCACGGCCAGCCAGTCGCCGGCCTCGTGCAGCACGGTCAGCGGGGCGGTGTCCGCGCCGTCGTGGCCGATGGGGTTCATGCGCCGCCAGCGGGCAGGCCGCTCGCCGGGTCCACGCCATCAAGGTAGAGCCAGCGGCCGTCCACCCGCAGGAAGCGGCTGCGCTCATGCAGCCGGTGCGCCCGGCCGCCAAGCTTGCTGCGGGCGATGAACTCGACCTCGGCCGCATCGGGCCCGGTGCTGCGCGCGGCCTTCACGCTCAGGCCCAGCCAGCGCAGGCCGGGGGGATCGGGCTCCAGCGCGGCGGGCCGGGTGTCGTGGTGCCAGGTGGCCAGCAGCTCCTCGCGGCGGCCGAGCACGAAGGCGCTGTAGCGCGAGCGCATGAGGCTGGCCGCATCGGGCGCCTGGCCGCAGCCGGCGCCGTGGTAGCGGCCGCAGCAGTCGGCATAGCGGCGGCCGGCGGCGCCGAGGTCGCAAGGGCAGGGCGCCGCAGCGGCAAGCGGGGCCGGCGCGGCGGCGGCAGGGGCGGGCGGAGGGGCCATGGGGTCGAGGATGCCATGCAGCCGGCGCGCGCCGCGCGGCCCTGCGCCGCACCGGGTCCCGGTGGTAGCCTTTCGCCGGATCGGAACCGGACCTTCCATGCTGCTGCTGCTTTCCCCCGCCAAATCCCTGGACTACGAAACGCCCGAGCCGCCCGGCCTGGCCCACACCCTGCCGGCCTTTCGCGACGAGGCGGCCGAGCTGATCGAGCTGCTGCGTCCGCTGGATGCCGCCCAGGTGGCCGCGCTGATGGACCTCAGCGAGCCGCTGGCCGCGCTGAATGTCGGTCGCTTCGGCGCCTGGTCGAGCCGCTTCACCGCCGCCAACAGCAAGGCCGCCGTGCTGGCCTTCAACGGCGATGTCTACGAAGGCTTGCAGGCGACGAGCCTGGGTGCGGACGACTTGGCCTGGGCGCAGCAGCACCTGCGCATCCTGTCGGGCCTCTACGGCCTGCTGCGACCGCTGGACCGGCTGCAGCCCTACCGCCTGGAGATGGGCACCCGCCTGTCCAACCCGCGTGGCAAGGATCTCTATGCCTGGTGGGGGCCGCGCCTGGCCGAGGCCCTGGACCGTCAGCTTGCCAAGGATGCGCAGCCCCTGATCGTCAACCTGGCCTCGGAGGAGTACTTCAAGGCCGTGCCGCGCAAGGCCCTGAAGGCCCGCGTCGTGCACTGCGTGTTCGAGGAATGGAAGCCGGCGGGCTGGAAGATCGTCAGCTTCTATGCCAAGCGCGCACGCGGCCTGATGGCCCGCCACGCGATCCGCCAGCGCGCGAGCGAGCTGGACACGCTGCGCAGCTTCGCCGACGAGGGCTATGCCTTCGACCCGGCCGCCAGCGACGAGGAACGCCTCGTCTTCCGCCGCCGCAGCGCGGCCTGAAGCCTGCGCGCCTGCCCCGCGCCCGGTCCACGATGAAGCAGCCCCTGACCCCTGCCATCCGCCGCTGGATCGCTGAACAGGCCGCCGCCGGCCACAGCATCGCCACCCTGCAAGCCGCGATGGAGCAGACCGGCTGGCAGCCCGAGACCGCGCGCGAGGCGCTCAAGGCCGTGCTGGGCGCGGCAGTGGTCGCCGGCCTGAAGCAGCTGGCCGAGGCGCCGGTGCCGGCGCCTGCACCGGCCGACCCGGACGGTCGCGCCGGCCCCGGCTTCAGCGGCACGCCCGGGGCGCTGCCCGAGCCGGCGCTGGAGGACGATCCGCCCAGCCTCTGGGCCGGCGACCGCGAGGTCGGCGTGGTGGTGGCCATGCGCCAGCCGCGCATCGTCGTCTTCGAAGACCTGCTCGACGCGGCCGAGTGCGAGGAGATCATCGCCCGCGCCCGCGACCGCCTGGCCCGCTCGCACACCGTGGCTGTGGCCACCGGCGACAGCGAGGTCAATGCCGCGCGCACCAGCGAGGGCATGTTCTTCGGCCGCGGCGAGCATCCGGTCTGCGCCCGCATCGAGGCGCGGCTGGCCGCCCTGCTGCGCTGGCCGGTCGAGCGCGGCGAGGGCTTGCAGGTGCTGCGCTATGCGCCGGGCGCACAGTACAAGCCGCACTACGACTATTTCGACCCCGCCCAGCCCGGCACGCCGGGCATCCTCAAGCGCGGAGGCCAGCGCCTGGCCACGGTGGTGATGTACCTCAACACGCCGACCCGCGGCGGCGCGACCACCTTCCCCGATGTGAAGCTCCAGGTGGCGCCGCGCCGCGGCCATGCCGTCTTCTTCAGCTACGACCGGCCGCATCCCGCCACCCAGACCCTGCACGGCGGCGCGCCGGTGCTTGAAGGCGAGAAATGGGTGGCGACCAAGTGGCTGCGCGCGGGCCGCTTCGACTGAAGCGCCGGGCGCCGGCCTGAACGCCCCCGGCTTCGTCCCCACGGCCGGGCTCGCTCCTTGCGGGTGGGCCGCAACAGACCCTGTCATGCCCGGGCCTTGCCGCGCGGGCAAGCTGCCGGCCCGGGCCCCGACCCCCCCGCCCGCACCATGACCATCCGCAACCTCGACAAGCTGCTCCATCCGCGTTCGGTGCTGCTGATCGGGCCGCTGGCCGATGCCGCCCCGGCCGGCCCCGAGACCCGCCATGCCCGCAGCCTGTGGCGCAATCTGCGCAGCGGCGGCTTCCGCGGCCCCTGCCTGGCCCTGGACCCGGCCGGCGGCCTGCTCGATGGCCAGCCCCTGCCGAGCCAGCTGGAGGATCTGCCCGCCGGCCTGGACCTGGCCCTGCTGTGCACCCCGCCCGCCGAGCTGGCCGACTGGGTGCGCGCCCTCGGCGCACGCGGCACCCGGGCGGTGATCGTCAGCGGCGGCAACCCCAGCCCGGCTCAGCGCCAGGCCGCGCTGGAGGCGGCCCGGCCGCATCAGCTCCGCCTGCTCGGCCCCAACGGCCTGGGCCTGCAATCGCCGGCCCTGGGCCTGAATGCGAGTGCCGCCCCCACCCAGGCGCTGCCGGGGCACATCGCCTTCATCTCGCAGTCCGGCACCCTGGTCAGCGCGATGCTGGACTGGGCCAAGTCGCGCAACTTCGGCTTCTCGCACCTGGTGTCGATCGGCGAGCGCATGGATGTGGATGCCGCCGACTTGCTGGACCAGTTCGCCATCGAGGGCCGCACCCGCGCCATCCTGCTCTACCTGGAATCCATCGACCAGCCGCGCAAGTTCATGTCGGCCGCGCGGGCGGCTGCGCGCGGCAAGCCGGTGATCGTCGTCAAGGCCGGCCGCAGCCCGGCCGGGCAGCAGGCGGCGATCTCGCACACCGGCCAGCTCAGCGGGGCCGACATCGTCTTCGATGCCGCCATCCGCCGCGCCGGCATGCTGCGGGTCGACACGCTGCAAGAGCTCTTCCTGGCCGCGCAGACCCTGTCGCAGCTTCACGGCCACCTGCGCGAGCGGCTGACCGTGCTGACCAATGGCGGCGGGGCCGGCGTGATCGCCGCCGATGCAGCCGAGCGGCACGGCGTGCCGCTGCATGCGCCGGATGCCGCGCTGCACGCGCGCCTGGCGCCGCTGCTGCCGGCGGGGGCGGGCCTCGGCAACCCGGTCGATCTCGGCTCGGATGCGGACGCTGCCCGCCAGGCCGCGGCGCTTGAGGCCCTGCTCGACGATCCCGAGACCGGCTCCGTGCTGCTTCTGCATGCCCCGGCGGCCGGCATCGACGCCACCGCCCTGGCCGAGGCCCTGCTGCAAGCGGCGCGCCGCCACCCGGGCCGTGTGCTGGGCTGCTGGCTGGGCGGCACGGCGATGGACGAGGCGCGCTCGCGCTTCACCGCCGCCGGCATCCCCGACCATGCGACGCCCGAGGATGCGGTGCGCGCCCTGGCCATGCTGCGCACCTGGCGCGAGAACCAGGCGGCGCTGATCGAGACGCCTGGCCTGGTGCAGATCGCTGCGCCGCAGCGCGAGCGCGCGCAGGCCGTGATCGACCGTGCCCTGGCCGAGGGCCGCGAGCTGCTCGACGACGAGGAGGCCATGGCCTTGCTGCAGGCCTATGGCGTGGCCGTCGTCGCCACGCGGCGCGTCGCGCCCGAGGTGGGCGCGGTGCTGGCCGCGGCGCAGTCCATCGGCTACCCGGTGGTGCTGAAGATTGCCTCGCGCGACATCGTGCACAAGTCCGACGTCGGTGGCGTGGTGCTGGGCCTGCACGATCCGCAGGAGCTGGAGGCCGCCGTGGCGGCGCTGCTCGGTCGGGTGCGGGCGCGGGCGCCGCAGGCCCGCATCGATGCGCTGACCGTGCAGGCCATGGTGCGGCGGCCGCATGCGCAGGAGCTGATCGTCGGCGCCAGCATCGACCCGCTGTTCGGCCCGGTGCTGCTCTTCGGCGCCGGCGGCACGGCGGTCGAGGTGCTGGCCGACCGCGCCGTGGCGCTGCCACCGCTCAATCGCGCGCTGGCTGCCGACCTGGTGCGGCGCACCCGGGTCGCGCGCCTGCTGGCCGGCTACCGCGACCATCCGCCCGCCCGGCTGGAGGCGGTCTACGACACCCTGATCGCCGTGGCCCGCCTGGTGGCCGAGCTGCCGGCCCTGGCCGAGCTGGACCTGAATCCGGTG contains:
- the pgsA gene encoding CDP-diacylglycerol--glycerol-3-phosphate 3-phosphatidyltransferase; this encodes MFFNLPTALTWARIVAIPLIVGLFYLPIEVVTQNVWATGLFIVVALTDWADGWLARRMNLTSSFGAFLDPVADKFLVCAALLVLVHLGRLHALVALVIIGREIAISALREWMAQIGASGSVAVHMVGKLKTMVQMVAIPFLLYDGRLFDAIDTRFWGTLLILVAAALTIWSMVYYLQKALPEIRAKAR
- a CDS encoding DMT family transporter, which translates into the protein MRLVSPGAVWRVVPAVFVLIWSTGFIVARYGMPHAPPMGFLSWRYALSIACFGVWIGLSGARWPQGRAAWGHLAVTGLLMQAGYLGGVWAAVRLGLGAGAVALIVGLQPVLTALWLASRGAPGDGGRVAPLQWAGLALGLAGLALVVGRKLGQGEVNGPNLLMALLALASITVGTLYQKRFVAPCDARTAGCVQMLAALAATLPLAALETAPIDWHPEMVGALAWSVLGLTLGASSLLYMMIQRGAAAAVTSWLYLVPPTTALMAAVLFGEPLGLDVLVGTALTAAGVALVQRAAR
- a CDS encoding DMT family transporter is translated as MNPPLSPRGAAFSLAGSMLLVGVYVSAAPLLLAWFPLAVLASLRFLLAGLLMLPWLRRPAGAPALSASEHRLLFVQALFGNVLFTVLMLEGVARGGALLAGSVMAALPAAVALLAWALLGEKPGPRLGGAVALGGAGIALLAWLRHAGPSAAADPWGLPLLLGALGCEALQAVLGKRLSGRHAPRFITAGINLWCLVLCLPLGLAALPAWPAAAVPAGAWAGLLAYALMASVLAVWLWMRGLSVLPASTAGLFTVLLPLSAAAVGLLVGGERAGPGHALAYALALGGLLLGAMPGRMRFRLRA
- a CDS encoding pseudouridine synthase, giving the protein MNPIGHDGADTAPLTVLHEAGDWLAVHKPAGLLVHRSPLDAANTDTVQRRLKAQLGAWLLPVHRLDRGTSGVLLLARTPAAARAAQAPFLEGRVRKHYLGLVRGWPAGPVAVDHPLRPEDAGPEAPAQPAWTAFAPLARLAVDGGADPRHPQSRYALVAAWPRSGRRHQIRRHLKHLAHPLVGDATHGKGEHNRWWAAALGRPRLWLHAQALGLPHPDGGWLHLASPLHAPWNADWQALAAWPGWQTPWPEAAWGATPPELPAGLDERGGPGGPGGPDGPGGSDGPDAVSRLMGRDGRASPSPPAPHARAGRAPPRP
- a CDS encoding YchJ family protein, yielding MAPPPAPAAAAPAPLAAAAPCPCDLGAAGRRYADCCGRYHGAGCGQAPDAASLMRSRYSAFVLGRREELLATWHHDTRPAALEPDPPGLRWLGLSVKAARSTGPDAAEVEFIARSKLGGRAHRLHERSRFLRVDGRWLYLDGVDPASGLPAGGA
- the yaaA gene encoding peroxide stress protein YaaA codes for the protein MLLLLSPAKSLDYETPEPPGLAHTLPAFRDEAAELIELLRPLDAAQVAALMDLSEPLAALNVGRFGAWSSRFTAANSKAAVLAFNGDVYEGLQATSLGADDLAWAQQHLRILSGLYGLLRPLDRLQPYRLEMGTRLSNPRGKDLYAWWGPRLAEALDRQLAKDAQPLIVNLASEEYFKAVPRKALKARVVHCVFEEWKPAGWKIVSFYAKRARGLMARHAIRQRASELDTLRSFADEGYAFDPAASDEERLVFRRRSAA
- a CDS encoding 2OG-Fe(II) oxygenase; translation: MKQPLTPAIRRWIAEQAAAGHSIATLQAAMEQTGWQPETAREALKAVLGAAVVAGLKQLAEAPVPAPAPADPDGRAGPGFSGTPGALPEPALEDDPPSLWAGDREVGVVVAMRQPRIVVFEDLLDAAECEEIIARARDRLARSHTVAVATGDSEVNAARTSEGMFFGRGEHPVCARIEARLAALLRWPVERGEGLQVLRYAPGAQYKPHYDYFDPAQPGTPGILKRGGQRLATVVMYLNTPTRGGATTFPDVKLQVAPRRGHAVFFSYDRPHPATQTLHGGAPVLEGEKWVATKWLRAGRFD
- a CDS encoding bifunctional acetate--CoA ligase family protein/GNAT family N-acetyltransferase; this translates as MTIRNLDKLLHPRSVLLIGPLADAAPAGPETRHARSLWRNLRSGGFRGPCLALDPAGGLLDGQPLPSQLEDLPAGLDLALLCTPPAELADWVRALGARGTRAVIVSGGNPSPAQRQAALEAARPHQLRLLGPNGLGLQSPALGLNASAAPTQALPGHIAFISQSGTLVSAMLDWAKSRNFGFSHLVSIGERMDVDAADLLDQFAIEGRTRAILLYLESIDQPRKFMSAARAAARGKPVIVVKAGRSPAGQQAAISHTGQLSGADIVFDAAIRRAGMLRVDTLQELFLAAQTLSQLHGHLRERLTVLTNGGGAGVIAADAAERHGVPLHAPDAALHARLAPLLPAGAGLGNPVDLGSDADAARQAAALEALLDDPETGSVLLLHAPAAGIDATALAEALLQAARRHPGRVLGCWLGGTAMDEARSRFTAAGIPDHATPEDAVRALAMLRTWRENQAALIETPGLVQIAAPQRERAQAVIDRALAEGRELLDDEEAMALLQAYGVAVVATRRVAPEVGAVLAAAQSIGYPVVLKIASRDIVHKSDVGGVVLGLHDPQELEAAVAALLGRVRARAPQARIDALTVQAMVRRPHAQELIVGASIDPLFGPVLLFGAGGTAVEVLADRAVALPPLNRALAADLVRRTRVARLLAGYRDHPPARLEAVYDTLIAVARLVAELPALAELDLNPVLADADGALAVDVRVRLSAARPGGREHFAIRPYPSAWVQTVAWRGRNLVVRPIRPEDEAAHSDFIQSLDPTDRRMRFFSTRRSAFAHVELARMTQIDYAREMAFIASTDPDPARAQTLGVVRAITDPDNQAAEYAIVIRSELKGTGLGRLLMMRIIDYVRSRGTRRIVGEVLRENRPMLKLLAQLGFQAEHDPDDEDLMRVRLELDGPAAPAP